In Moorella sp. Hama-1, a single genomic region encodes these proteins:
- a CDS encoding DUF5615 family PIN-like protein: protein MKFLVDNALSPCLAQELCKAGYDAMHVRDLGMADAPDHLIFELASRDNRIILTADTDFGTLLATRQASSPSVVIFRQPDKRPATILALCQANLPGLSEVLQRGAVVVFQSRRIRVRRLPFLPRK from the coding sequence ATGAAGTTTTTAGTGGATAACGCCCTGTCACCTTGTTTAGCTCAGGAACTATGCAAAGCTGGCTATGATGCAATGCACGTAAGAGATTTAGGAATGGCTGATGCCCCCGACCATCTTATCTTTGAACTGGCATCGCGTGATAATCGTATTATTTTAACGGCCGATACCGATTTCGGTACCCTGTTAGCAACCCGTCAGGCATCAAGCCCTTCGGTGGTAATTTTTCGCCAACCCGATAAAAGGCCGGCAACTATATTGGCTTTATGTCAGGCCAATCTACCAGGGTTATCTGAAGTTCTACAACGAGGTGCGGTAGTAGTATTTCAAAGTCGGCGAATCCGGGTACGACGTTTACCTTTTTTGCCACGAAAATAG
- a CDS encoding LacI family DNA-binding transcriptional regulator — MVNIKEVAERAGVSPSTVSRALSGRVIVSPETREKVLQAVRELNYQPNALAKGLKEGRTKTIGLIIPNVRNLVFPAAIKGITDVAKKHGYTVILCNTDEDIETEKAYVDNLRKRLVDGLIFSTATAASTHILELKEQGFPVVLMIRHMEDQVDAVIVDNYRGGYEATKFLIQRGYRRIALINGTMELDLYRQRFAGYQAALSETGLTYNEDLVVHGTKDWEDGYRAILTILERGQQPDAVFAASDPKALGAIKALKEKGLRVPQDIAVMGYDNLDMSELMDPPLTTMAQPFYEVGQRAVERLIRLINSKRKSRPTVERLPSQLLVRASVGYGPAGGR; from the coding sequence ATGGTTAACATTAAAGAAGTAGCTGAACGGGCCGGGGTTTCGCCTAGCACCGTCTCCCGCGCTTTAAGCGGCCGGGTGATAGTCAGTCCGGAAACGAGGGAGAAGGTCCTCCAGGCCGTACGTGAGCTCAACTACCAGCCAAACGCCCTGGCCAAGGGGTTAAAGGAAGGGCGGACAAAAACTATCGGCCTCATTATCCCTAATGTCCGCAACCTGGTTTTCCCGGCAGCCATTAAAGGGATTACCGACGTTGCCAAAAAGCACGGTTATACCGTCATCCTCTGTAATACCGACGAAGATATAGAAACGGAAAAGGCCTATGTCGACAACCTGCGCAAGCGCCTGGTGGACGGCCTGATCTTTTCCACCGCCACAGCAGCCAGTACCCACATTTTAGAGCTTAAAGAGCAAGGCTTCCCGGTGGTTCTCATGATCCGTCACATGGAGGATCAGGTGGATGCTGTTATCGTCGACAACTACCGGGGTGGTTACGAGGCTACAAAATTTCTTATCCAGCGCGGTTACCGCCGCATTGCCTTGATCAACGGTACCATGGAGCTTGACCTCTATCGCCAGCGGTTTGCCGGTTACCAGGCGGCCCTGTCTGAAACCGGGCTGACTTATAATGAAGATCTGGTAGTGCATGGCACTAAAGATTGGGAAGACGGTTACCGGGCCATCCTCACCATCCTAGAACGGGGGCAGCAACCAGACGCTGTCTTTGCCGCCAGCGATCCTAAAGCCCTGGGTGCCATTAAAGCTCTAAAAGAAAAGGGCCTGCGGGTGCCACAGGATATAGCTGTCATGGGATATGATAACTTGGATATGTCGGAATTAATGGACCCGCCCCTGACCACCATGGCCCAGCCCTTTTATGAAGTCGGCCAACGGGCAGTGGAGAGGTTGATTAGGTTGATTAACAGCAAACGAAAATCCAGACCCACGGTCGAAAGGCTACCGTCGCAACTCCTGGTCCGGGCGTCGGTTGGTTACGGGCCGGCTGGCGGGCGATAG
- a CDS encoding DsrE family protein has product MANKLLITLTCGRNDPEKATVAFNVATTAIMSDMEVLLAMSSEGSTLSVKNGAADEIAVPGMPSLKELMATFVENGGQMIVCTPCFMKRGYKEEDLREGVTLAGAAKVVEFISQGAATLSF; this is encoded by the coding sequence ATGGCGAACAAGTTGCTCATAACCCTAACCTGCGGGCGCAATGACCCGGAAAAGGCTACGGTGGCCTTTAACGTCGCCACGACAGCTATTATGTCCGATATGGAAGTACTGTTGGCCATGAGCTCCGAGGGCAGCACCCTCAGTGTTAAAAATGGCGCCGCCGATGAAATCGCCGTGCCGGGGATGCCGTCGCTAAAGGAATTAATGGCTACCTTTGTGGAAAACGGCGGCCAGATGATTGTCTGTACCCCCTGTTTTATGAAACGGGGTTATAAGGAAGAAGATCTTAGAGAGGGTGTTACCCTGGCCGGAGCGGCCAAAGTAGTAGAGTTTATTTCCCAGGGTGCGGCTACCCTTTCGTTTTAA
- a CDS encoding 4Fe-4S dicluster domain-containing protein: MVGKEGRVTLEPVTRREFLAQTAAGVVLGVAAVGALNSKPAAAAGTTAVPGDGPGNRATAIKGWPANNDWENKIRRQEEDLKRALAKPIEQRQWGMVIDLRRCVGCKACTVACKAENHLPPGVVYRPVMEEERGVYPQVQRQFLPRPCMHCAKPACTAVCPVKATYKRADGIVAIDYNRCIGCRYCIAACPYGARSFDAGRFYTQETPRLEPYETEPAPEYGRQWPRQKGRSPIGNARKCTFCLHRLRAGQLPVCVTTCLGGATCFGDLNDPQSLVREWLAGEGRMRLKEELGTEPQVYYLT; this comes from the coding sequence ATGGTGGGTAAAGAAGGAAGGGTAACCCTAGAGCCGGTAACCCGCAGGGAATTCCTGGCGCAGACGGCTGCCGGCGTGGTCCTGGGAGTAGCTGCCGTGGGAGCCCTTAACAGTAAACCTGCGGCTGCCGCCGGAACAACGGCTGTACCCGGGGATGGCCCCGGCAACCGGGCTACAGCCATCAAAGGGTGGCCGGCCAACAACGACTGGGAGAACAAGATCCGGCGCCAGGAAGAGGATCTAAAAAGGGCCCTGGCCAAGCCCATCGAGCAGCGCCAATGGGGTATGGTTATTGATTTGCGCCGCTGTGTCGGCTGTAAGGCCTGCACAGTCGCCTGTAAAGCCGAAAACCACCTGCCGCCGGGGGTAGTTTACCGGCCGGTCATGGAAGAGGAGAGGGGTGTTTATCCCCAGGTCCAGCGCCAGTTTTTACCCCGGCCCTGCATGCACTGCGCCAAACCGGCCTGTACTGCCGTCTGCCCGGTAAAGGCAACCTACAAGCGGGCGGATGGTATTGTGGCCATCGATTATAACCGTTGCATCGGATGCCGTTATTGTATTGCGGCCTGCCCCTACGGCGCCCGCTCCTTTGACGCGGGCCGGTTTTATACCCAGGAGACACCGCGGCTGGAACCCTATGAGACCGAGCCGGCGCCGGAATACGGCCGGCAATGGCCGCGACAAAAGGGGCGCTCGCCCATCGGCAACGCCCGGAAATGCACTTTTTGCCTGCACCGGCTCCGGGCCGGCCAGTTGCCGGTTTGTGTCACCACCTGCCTGGGCGGGGCGACCTGTTTTGGCGACCTCAACGACCCCCAGAGCCTGGTTCGGGAATGGCTGGCTGGTGAAGGCCGGATGCGCTTAAAGGAAGAATTGGGTACAGAACCCCAGGTCTATTATTTAACCTGA
- a CDS encoding AbrB/MazE/SpoVT family DNA-binding domain-containing protein: MAVTSLSTKGQVVIPKWIRETLKLKSGARFLVELEGGRIILKPVKESIAADLYGKYQGLDLLGDLLREHQQELNNDGKKR; the protein is encoded by the coding sequence ATGGCCGTTACTTCTCTTTCAACTAAAGGCCAGGTTGTTATTCCCAAATGGATCCGAGAAACCTTGAAGCTTAAATCGGGCGCTAGATTTCTGGTTGAGCTGGAAGGTGGCAGGATAATTCTTAAGCCTGTGAAAGAGAGCATTGCTGCCGACCTGTACGGCAAATATCAGGGTCTGGATTTGCTGGGCGATTTGTTGCGCGAACATCAACAGGAGTTAAATAACGATGGCAAAAAACGATAA
- a CDS encoding aspartyl-phosphate phosphatase Spo0E family protein has protein sequence MDEKDKIEVARRILDNAVKMNMSKRILLKISQKIDKYIVEYYWESKKGSELNGRENI, from the coding sequence GTGGATGAAAAAGACAAAATAGAAGTGGCCAGGAGAATCCTTGATAATGCGGTAAAGATGAATATGAGCAAAAGGATCCTTTTGAAAATAAGCCAGAAAATTGATAAGTACATTGTCGAGTATTACTGGGAAAGTAAAAAAGGGAGTGAGTTAAATGGAAGAGAAAATATATAA
- a CDS encoding GGDEF domain-containing protein, whose amino-acid sequence MEEKIYKYAPMILLFGGLIMLLVTLLLESYYNYGHYGYDLAWGFYAIIQILIATALGGVVKKLHQQVHIDVLTGLHNRRYFSTKLYAIQAQTPISLLLIDIDNFKGINDTYGHLAGDQVLRQFAEILQSSIRKSDIDIVARWGGEEFAVILPRTGAKEAFKIADRIRTIVENHLFSYGSIACKITVSIGIASTKEGADIDMEQLIKISDEALYKAKEKRNYVYYCYG is encoded by the coding sequence ATGGAAGAGAAAATATATAAATATGCGCCGATGATTTTATTGTTTGGTGGGTTAATTATGTTGCTGGTTACCCTTTTGCTAGAAAGTTATTACAACTATGGCCACTACGGCTACGATTTGGCATGGGGGTTTTATGCAATAATTCAGATATTAATCGCCACGGCTTTGGGTGGGGTGGTTAAAAAACTGCATCAGCAGGTACATATTGACGTGTTGACCGGCTTGCACAACAGGAGGTATTTCTCCACTAAACTGTACGCAATACAGGCCCAAACCCCCATTTCACTGCTTCTGATAGATATAGATAATTTCAAGGGTATAAACGATACATACGGGCATCTGGCAGGGGATCAAGTGCTGCGGCAGTTTGCCGAAATCCTGCAAAGTAGCATAAGAAAATCCGATATAGATATAGTAGCTCGTTGGGGCGGGGAGGAATTTGCGGTCATTCTCCCCCGTACCGGCGCCAAAGAGGCTTTCAAAATTGCGGACAGGATTAGAACGATAGTAGAAAATCACCTTTTTTCTTATGGAAGTATTGCCTGTAAAATTACTGTGAGTATTGGTATAGCCTCAACAAAAGAAGGGGCAGATATTGACATGGAACAACTTATTAAAATTTCCGATGAAGCCCTTTACAAAGCAAAAGAAAAAAGAAATTATGTTTACTACTGCTACGGGTAG
- the phnD gene encoding phosphate/phosphite/phosphonate ABC transporter substrate-binding protein: MTTGRTRLIFFLALISFILLFSGCAKTNRDGVIKLNDLRSDYPGASYNGAAPAGELKRPLRLAAAPVVSPEEGYQGYTDLARYLEEALGYPVEFITRQTYAEVNLLMNSGDIDAAFICTYAYVKGQRDFGMELVAASEVGGRAKYASYIIVPKSSPVKDFAGLRGRRFAFSDPMSMSGRLVPLYYIQQQGERPETFFQSYIFTYSHDKSIRAVAEGIVDGAAVDSLVYEAFAKKHPDIAAKVKIIQRSDDFASPPVVVRPSLDPALKAKLREAFLQMNRQESGRKVLTELGIERFTAINDEAYNSVREIARKVGYP; the protein is encoded by the coding sequence ATGACCACCGGGCGGACAAGGTTAATCTTCTTCCTGGCGCTTATTTCTTTCATCCTTTTGTTTTCAGGTTGCGCTAAAACAAACCGTGACGGGGTAATTAAACTCAACGATTTACGCAGTGATTATCCGGGAGCCAGTTATAACGGTGCGGCCCCGGCGGGGGAATTAAAACGCCCCCTGCGCCTGGCCGCCGCCCCGGTAGTCTCACCGGAAGAGGGCTACCAGGGATATACAGATCTGGCCCGTTATTTAGAAGAAGCCCTGGGCTACCCGGTGGAGTTTATTACCCGCCAGACCTACGCGGAAGTAAACCTGCTCATGAATTCCGGCGACATTGATGCCGCCTTTATCTGCACCTATGCCTATGTGAAGGGCCAGCGGGATTTTGGGATGGAGCTGGTGGCTGCTTCCGAAGTGGGCGGGCGGGCGAAGTACGCTTCCTACATCATTGTCCCTAAATCCAGCCCGGTTAAGGATTTCGCCGGCCTGAGGGGACGGCGTTTTGCCTTTTCCGACCCCATGTCTATGAGCGGGCGCCTGGTCCCCCTTTACTATATCCAGCAGCAAGGCGAGAGGCCGGAAACCTTCTTTCAGAGTTACATTTTCACCTACAGCCATGACAAATCCATCCGGGCGGTGGCCGAGGGCATCGTCGACGGGGCGGCCGTGGACAGCCTGGTCTATGAGGCCTTTGCTAAAAAGCACCCGGATATCGCCGCCAAAGTTAAGATCATCCAGCGGTCCGACGACTTCGCCTCTCCGCCCGTAGTGGTGCGCCCAAGCCTGGATCCGGCCTTAAAAGCGAAGCTCCGGGAAGCCTTCCTGCAAATGAACCGGCAGGAAAGCGGCCGCAAGGTTTTAACTGAGCTGGGTATCGAGCGCTTTACCGCCATTAACGACGAGGCTTACAATTCGGTGCGCGAGATTGCCCGCAAGGTGGGTTATCCATGA
- a CDS encoding RNA polymerase sigma factor region1.1 domain-containing protein, with translation MSENEVALNRCLRQLLTLGQKFGGYVTYQVIIDTLNDKMSDVSMEALDRVYEHLAAKGIEIVDELPGKQIIDACNQDNKEDNRECRQRVGITRPKRSYNYDYDSTISTGRTKTTLCLEDIIDKLIFRAETGRLRDQDFLTIVEECHPNALEVKQLIEYLLTKGINLPDISLSLFYNYIPEDREAIEEDF, from the coding sequence ATGTCAGAAAATGAAGTTGCACTAAACCGGTGCTTACGACAATTATTAACGCTGGGTCAAAAATTTGGTGGCTACGTTACCTATCAGGTTATAATTGATACGTTGAACGACAAAATGAGCGACGTATCGATGGAAGCCCTTGATAGGGTCTATGAGCATTTGGCTGCTAAAGGTATTGAGATTGTTGATGAATTACCTGGTAAACAGATTATAGATGCTTGTAACCAGGACAATAAAGAAGATAATCGGGAATGCCGGCAGCGAGTCGGGATAACACGACCGAAACGAAGCTATAATTACGATTATGATTCTACAATAAGTACGGGCCGGACTAAAACTACCTTATGCCTGGAAGACATTATCGACAAGTTAATATTCCGGGCTGAAACAGGGCGGCTACGTGATCAGGATTTCTTGACCATTGTTGAAGAATGTCATCCTAATGCACTTGAGGTTAAACAATTAATTGAATATCTCCTGACTAAAGGGATTAACCTTCCGGATATTAGTCTGTCCCTGTTTTATAACTACATACCTGAAGATAGAGAAGCCATTGAAGAGGATTTTTAG
- a CDS encoding helix-turn-helix domain-containing protein, with product MEINIEIDNKAIGQRIRGGREKFKLSREEFAEIIGLSDYYVGQLERGERQMSLPVLVKIASCLHVSLDYLVWGKITYDEYCIRDGGSTYSTLNNSNDRELHELINRCSPKELKLVKKLIKTVLPYVDKN from the coding sequence ATGGAAATAAATATAGAGATCGATAATAAGGCCATCGGGCAAAGAATACGGGGAGGAAGAGAGAAATTTAAGCTTTCCCGGGAAGAGTTTGCGGAAATCATCGGGCTTTCGGATTACTACGTAGGACAGCTGGAACGGGGAGAACGCCAAATGAGTCTCCCCGTTTTGGTTAAGATCGCCAGCTGTTTGCATGTTTCTTTGGATTATCTTGTGTGGGGTAAAATTACCTATGATGAATATTGTATACGCGATGGTGGTAGTACTTACAGTACCTTAAACAACAGTAACGATAGAGAGCTGCACGAATTGATTAATAGGTGTTCGCCGAAAGAATTGAAGCTGGTTAAAAAACTTATTAAAACTGTTCTCCCTTATGTGGACAAAAACTAA
- a CDS encoding IclR family transcriptional regulator, which yields MPPNEGLVQSLEKGLKVLEALATAGEGVGLSELSRRLGLNKSTVYRLLTTLKAYGYVEQEAATERYTLGLKVLDLSSSLLDRLDVRAVAHPYLKELAAASQEVAHMVIRDNGEAVYVDKVEGNRTIRMYSQIGRRVALHSTAVGKAMLAFLPPEEVAKIIAGKGLPRFTPRTITTMAALEAELARVRESGYAIDDSENEEGIRCVGVPIFDHRGRVVAALSISGPTLHVTPERVPELGRLVRQAGREISRHLGYKPD from the coding sequence TTGCCACCAAATGAAGGTCTCGTCCAGTCCCTGGAGAAGGGGCTCAAAGTCCTGGAAGCCCTGGCAACAGCCGGGGAAGGGGTGGGTTTAAGCGAGCTCAGCCGCCGGCTGGGCCTCAATAAAAGTACTGTCTATCGCCTGCTCACCACGCTGAAGGCTTACGGTTACGTTGAACAGGAAGCGGCCACAGAAAGATACACCCTGGGTTTAAAGGTCCTGGATCTAAGCAGCAGCCTCCTGGACCGTCTCGATGTCCGTGCTGTAGCCCACCCCTATCTCAAGGAACTGGCTGCTGCCAGCCAGGAAGTGGCGCATATGGTTATCAGGGACAACGGCGAGGCTGTCTATGTGGATAAAGTGGAAGGCAACCGCACCATCCGTATGTACTCCCAGATTGGCCGCCGGGTAGCCCTGCACTCGACAGCTGTCGGCAAGGCCATGCTGGCCTTCCTGCCGCCGGAGGAAGTGGCAAAGATCATTGCCGGCAAGGGGTTGCCTCGTTTTACCCCCCGTACTATTACCACCATGGCTGCCCTGGAGGCAGAGCTGGCCCGGGTGCGGGAAAGCGGTTACGCCATCGATGATAGTGAAAATGAAGAGGGGATCCGCTGCGTCGGCGTACCCATCTTTGATCACCGCGGCCGGGTGGTAGCGGCGTTAAGTATATCCGGCCCCACCCTGCATGTCACCCCGGAGCGGGTACCGGAACTGGGGCGACTGGTGCGCCAGGCCGGCCGGGAGATATCCCGTCACCTGGGCTATAAACCGGATTAG
- a CDS encoding DUF433 domain-containing protein, translating to MSFQRITVESEKMGGVPCIRGLRIPVATVVDLFASGLSREEILKYYPDLEAEDITEALRFAAEAVRERELPLISEL from the coding sequence TTGAGTTTCCAACGTATAACTGTAGAATCGGAAAAGATGGGTGGGGTACCCTGCATCCGGGGGCTTCGCATTCCTGTTGCTACTGTGGTAGACCTTTTTGCCAGCGGACTAAGCCGCGAAGAAATCTTAAAGTATTATCCCGACCTGGAAGCTGAAGATATTACCGAGGCCTTACGTTTTGCTGCTGAAGCTGTGCGCGAACGTGAGTTACCTCTTATTAGCGAACTATGA
- a CDS encoding helix-turn-helix transcriptional regulator, whose amino-acid sequence MTFSHSLKGKIHAGAINLSFRYKILALVLATIIFLGMAMALQTRAVLVTSLGQQLDQRLQQGGKSKGHSGGNFGGRNKSLTPRETEVLRLVALGYTNHEIAAALGLSVKTVETHKGNISRKLNLTSRAELVHYALQQGLIPRD is encoded by the coding sequence ATGACCTTCAGTCATAGTTTAAAGGGAAAGATCCACGCTGGGGCTATTAACCTTAGCTTCCGTTATAAAATTCTGGCTCTAGTCCTGGCGACAATCATCTTTTTGGGAATGGCCATGGCTCTGCAGACCAGGGCCGTCCTGGTTACCTCCCTGGGCCAGCAGTTGGACCAGCGTCTGCAACAGGGTGGGAAGTCCAAGGGTCATTCCGGGGGAAACTTTGGGGGGAGAAATAAAAGTTTAACGCCGCGAGAAACAGAGGTGCTGCGCCTGGTGGCCCTGGGTTATACCAATCACGAGATTGCCGCTGCCCTGGGGTTGAGCGTGAAAACAGTAGAAACCCATAAGGGGAATATCAGCCGGAAACTGAACTTAACCAGCCGGGCGGAACTGGTCCACTATGCCTTACAGCAGGGCCTGATCCCCCGGGATTAA
- a CDS encoding type II toxin-antitoxin system VapC family toxin, protein MAKNDNNQLINSITLDSWAILAWLQGEDAGLIVKNLVAWSNGEAGKVKEISSWLGETIDPPQLYLNVINLGEIFYILGRRRGEKAAQDIINRIQLSTLEIVPVTTDLVIKAAKIKIKHTIAYADAFAVATAEITESILFTGDPELKDINEVKVFWLGSK, encoded by the coding sequence ATGGCAAAAAACGATAATAACCAGCTAATTAACTCCATTACCCTGGACTCCTGGGCGATACTCGCTTGGTTGCAAGGGGAAGATGCTGGCCTGATAGTTAAAAATCTTGTCGCCTGGAGTAATGGTGAAGCAGGGAAAGTTAAAGAAATCAGCTCTTGGCTGGGAGAAACTATCGACCCCCCACAGCTTTACCTGAATGTAATCAATCTGGGCGAGATTTTTTACATTTTGGGTCGCCGTAGAGGCGAAAAAGCAGCTCAGGATATAATTAACCGTATTCAGTTATCCACCCTGGAGATTGTTCCCGTAACGACTGATCTGGTGATTAAAGCAGCCAAAATAAAAATAAAGCATACTATCGCTTATGCCGATGCCTTTGCCGTAGCAACAGCAGAGATTACTGAGAGCATCCTTTTTACCGGGGACCCGGAATTAAAAGACATTAATGAGGTTAAAGTTTTCTGGTTGGGCTCAAAATAA
- a CDS encoding M56 family metallopeptidase, producing MLEACKRKLNLQAEVAIIFDHSLKSPALYGLIRPKILLSPAVTSRLAPEELQYVFIHELTHLKRKDLWLNTAVMLLQVIILV from the coding sequence ATCCTGGAGGCGTGCAAGCGCAAACTAAACCTGCAAGCAGAAGTAGCCATTATCTTCGATCACAGCCTGAAATCACCGGCCCTCTATGGCTTGATCCGGCCCAAGATTTTACTCAGCCCGGCAGTAACCAGCAGGTTAGCACCAGAAGAACTGCAGTATGTTTTTATCCATGAGCTCACCCATTTAAAACGCAAAGACTTATGGCTCAATACCGCGGTAATGTTGCTTCAGGTTATCATACTGGTTTAA
- a CDS encoding phosphoadenosine phosphosulfate reductase family protein, giving the protein MYEIQWDKDTGGILLADTKEDGTKSEIRPVFFEELDLLGFDRYWNYPRVDAPLLWAVGGRKYYYRDELVAEAEGGGLFTQHRLKIYRPELTLVPVDTEAMTAKNNALLQGLVQKSLRFIYQTFTKHRKRVDIAAVAFSGGKDSFVTLDLIQRALEPDQFVVIFGDTGMEIHDTYQAVEAAKVRWPHLSFYTARSAKDALTTWREIGPPSRIHRWCCSVHKSVPTLLLLRQLAGKASVKALIFDGVRHEESASRSTYSEITYGGKHKMQINASPIISWNAGEVFLYLFSRRLLLNRAYRYGVMRVGCAVCPMASQWWDIISWKVYNQDMVGFIDELRTYAANMGISSKEMDSYLEKGSWKGRAGGRYLPGGGNRVIEQTEGGKIIFTLRQPTEDWQEWAKTLGRLVRTGAGQGYVERGGVVYPYVMQHFENSNIIEVDGLAHADRFVLSAFRAVALKSAYCSHCQACQVECPIGALDTLGRVRIGEECVTCGLCLDLHGKACLTAKSLAISDGGLNMSGNEKKTLHTYEHFGMRKEWLEEFLLSPNDWVSHNSWGNCQFDAMMMWLKHAELITGNKKSIVITPLGEKLAQWGVDDLVTWAVVWTNLARNWAPVQWYISAVPWGAVMTKTEWVAKIGETHPQSESTRKNAIGIKDGMANIFTIINHNFNI; this is encoded by the coding sequence ATGTACGAGATCCAATGGGATAAAGATACAGGCGGTATTTTGCTGGCTGATACGAAAGAGGATGGAACGAAGAGCGAAATCCGGCCCGTCTTCTTCGAGGAACTTGATCTGTTGGGGTTTGATAGGTATTGGAATTATCCCCGAGTCGATGCACCTTTGTTATGGGCCGTTGGCGGCCGGAAATATTATTATCGGGATGAACTTGTAGCGGAGGCTGAAGGTGGTGGCCTGTTTACCCAGCACAGGCTTAAAATTTATCGGCCGGAATTAACGTTGGTTCCTGTCGATACCGAAGCTATGACGGCTAAAAATAATGCTTTACTCCAGGGGCTGGTGCAGAAATCGCTCAGATTTATCTACCAAACTTTTACCAAACACCGTAAAAGAGTAGATATAGCAGCAGTTGCCTTTTCCGGCGGTAAGGATTCATTTGTAACTCTGGATCTGATCCAGCGGGCCCTGGAGCCGGATCAATTCGTGGTCATTTTCGGTGATACAGGTATGGAAATCCATGATACATATCAAGCTGTGGAAGCAGCTAAAGTGCGCTGGCCCCATTTATCCTTTTATACGGCCAGGAGCGCGAAAGATGCCCTGACAACATGGCGGGAAATAGGCCCCCCCAGCCGTATTCATCGGTGGTGCTGCTCTGTACATAAATCGGTACCCACCCTGCTGCTATTGCGCCAGTTAGCGGGTAAAGCCTCAGTAAAGGCCCTAATTTTCGATGGCGTGCGCCACGAGGAAAGTGCCAGCCGATCGACTTACTCAGAAATTACCTACGGCGGTAAACACAAGATGCAGATCAATGCCAGCCCCATCATCTCCTGGAATGCTGGGGAAGTTTTTTTGTATCTTTTTAGCCGCCGCCTGTTGTTAAACCGGGCCTATCGTTACGGCGTCATGCGTGTAGGTTGCGCAGTATGTCCAATGGCATCCCAATGGTGGGATATTATTAGTTGGAAAGTTTATAACCAAGACATGGTAGGTTTTATTGATGAATTACGTACATATGCCGCTAATATGGGCATCTCATCTAAGGAAATGGATAGTTATTTGGAGAAAGGCAGCTGGAAAGGTCGAGCCGGCGGGCGCTACCTGCCTGGCGGCGGCAACCGGGTTATCGAGCAGACAGAGGGCGGCAAGATTATCTTTACCCTGCGTCAGCCTACCGAAGATTGGCAGGAATGGGCCAAAACCTTGGGCCGTCTAGTACGTACCGGAGCAGGCCAGGGGTATGTTGAGAGGGGCGGCGTAGTATATCCCTACGTTATGCAGCATTTTGAAAATAGCAACATCATCGAGGTTGATGGCCTGGCTCATGCCGACCGCTTCGTCCTCAGCGCCTTTCGTGCTGTGGCCCTCAAGAGCGCTTACTGCAGCCACTGCCAGGCCTGCCAGGTGGAGTGCCCTATCGGTGCTCTGGATACCCTGGGCCGGGTGCGAATTGGCGAGGAGTGTGTAACCTGCGGTTTGTGCCTTGATCTGCATGGTAAAGCTTGTCTTACTGCCAAATCACTGGCAATAAGCGATGGAGGTTTAAATATGAGTGGAAATGAGAAAAAAACGTTGCATACCTATGAACACTTTGGAATGAGAAAGGAATGGCTTGAGGAGTTTCTTTTATCACCTAATGACTGGGTAAGCCATAATAGCTGGGGCAACTGTCAGTTTGACGCTATGATGATGTGGCTAAAACACGCCGAATTAATAACGGGTAATAAAAAATCGATAGTTATTACTCCCTTAGGGGAGAAGTTAGCCCAGTGGGGGGTTGACGATTTAGTTACCTGGGCCGTTGTATGGACCAACCTGGCCCGTAACTGGGCGCCTGTCCAGTGGTATATTTCTGCTGTGCCCTGGGGGGCGGTAATGACGAAAACTGAATGGGTGGCAAAAATAGGCGAAACCCATCCCCAAAGTGAAAGTACACGAAAAAACGCCATAGGAATTAAGGATGGTATGGCGAATATATTTACTATAATAAACCACAATTTCAATATATAA